From the Drechmeria coniospora strain ARSEF 6962 chromosome 02, whole genome shotgun sequence genome, the window GATTCCTTCACTCCATCCAGTGTGGGGCACCAATCATAATAAGTGCTCCGCACAGTTCGAATAGCATGAATGGCCACCCGTCCTGACGCCCACCAATGCGCCCGTCGCCCGGCCCGACGCTAGCCATCCAGGACCGCCGTTGCAGATCCTCCTcccgacgtcggcctgcgGACGCTGGCTCAATCGCCGAAAGTTCTGCCACGCATCGTTGCTCCGCCCCCAACCGGCTCAGGCTCCCGTGCCGGGACTTTGCATCGACGCGGCCAACGACGGTGGGCACGAATGCCTACCCCCCCAGCATGTCCATCCTCACCCCACGATGCCGGCCGATGGCGAAATGGGCAACCTTGTCGAGTCGGCCGACGCTCTGTCCTTTCCCATCCGTTTCCCTGTTCCCGCCCGCGTTGTCGCCTTTGCCCGGCATGCCGAcagccatggccgccaccgTCAGCCGTGACGCCGGAGCGCACGGGTCCTGGCTGGGTGCCAAAGGCCCAGGCTCCTTCGACCTGAGAAGTGAGACGGTCACCTACCCTGCCCTCCCCGACCGCCCGGCCAGGACGGGTCGAACGGCGCGCGCATGTCGAGCTCACGCCCTTTCTAGGCGACGTCGTGaccacgccgacgccatcgatgCTTGCCGCCATCCAGTCCTGCAGCCTTCTGGATGATGTTTTCCGGGAAgatccgacgacggccgacctcgagtCCCAcgtggccgccttggccggaAAGGAGGCCGGCTTGTTCGTGCTCTCCGGTACCATGGGGAACCAGCTTGCGCTGCGGAGTCTCTTGCTTCAGCCTCCGCACGGCGTCTTGTGCGACCATCGGTCCCACATTGTCCAGTACGAGGCCGGCGGGTTCGTGCCCCATCTCCCCTTGCTGTCGTACGCTCGTGCTTGTGCGCCAAGTTATGCTGACGCGGGCGCAGTGTCTCATCCCTGACCGGTGCCACCGTGAAGCCCGTCGTGTCGAGCAACGGCATCCACCTGACGCTCGAGGACGTGGCCGCCAGCGTCGCtctgggcgacgacgtccaTTCATGCCCCACAAAGGTCATCAGTCTCGAGAACACGCTCAACGGCATGGTGATGCCGCTGAGCGAGGTGCGGCGCATCGCCGCCTTCGCGAGGGAGCACGACATCAAGATGCACTGCGACGGCGCGAGGCTGTgggaggccgtcgtcgccggcgccggcaccttGCCCGACTTTTGCTCCCACTTCGACACCGTCAGCCTTTGCCTCTCCAAGGGGCTCGGCGCGCCCGTCGGAAGCCTCCTGGTGGGACCCCGAGCGACGCTGAAGCACGCGAGATGGGTTCGCAAGTCCATCGGGGGCGGCTTGCGCCAatcgggcgtcgtcgccgccgccgctcgcgttgccgtcgacgagacctTTGGCAAGTCCCCCGACGGTCGGGACGGCTTGCTGGGGGACTCTCACGGGATGGCGAAGAGGGTCGAGGCTCTGTGGACGAGcctgggcggcgagctcgtccatcCGGCTCACACCAACATGTGCTGGCTCGATCTGGACGCCGCCTCCTGCAGCGAGGACCGCTTCGTCGAGCTGAACGAGGCAGCTGGCTTAAAGGTCAtgggcggccgcctcgtcaccCATTATCAGGTCGCCCAGAATGGAGACGAGGTCCTTCGACGGCTCGAGCGCGTCTTCAAACAGGTCTTTGCAGGGACCAAGGGGGCGGAGCCAAGTCGGCCAGGAGCAAGATCCATCTATCGAGCACAATGAGGCCCGTTGGTGCTCGTCGAAatgccatcgtcatcgctcACCACGAACCTCACCGTGACTCGCCGAGGGACGGATGCTGGCACAGGACGGATGGCCATGCTTGCTGCTGCCCGCGGATGCGCGCCACTCGTATGACAAACGTTTCGGATGACGGTTAGAACGCGGCCCAGCCGTGCACGGCGAGCTGAAACCACGAGCACCTGATGCTCAGGCTTGCCTCCATCCCTTGCCGGAGTCGTCTTGTGCGATGACATCTCGCCGAGTTCCACGGGCAACCCGAGCTCCTCTGGAACTGGAACCTCTTCCGACGCGATCCCGGGCTTGGCCTCGATGCGATTGTTTGCACCGTCATCATCGGGGCGGCAGCAAATCAAGAAGCATATTTCTTCCTCTTTGGCTGCCAAAGGGGAGAAGGCATAGCAGCGCGATGCTCAAGTCAGGTGCGAGCCTCTCCTTGTCACGCAATTCCCCGTGCCTTCCTGCACAATGAAATGGCCCCTCGTTCGACCAGTCGCcgctccttcttctccttgcGTCTTCGCGTCTCGCCTTTTTTCTCCGTCCATGGCATCATTCGCCTCACATCGCTTCTCTGCCGCATTCTTCTTGCGTTTGACGAGCCATTCCTTCATTTTTGCCGCCGCATCACGCTCCTTTTCTCGCACTGCGGCCACGGGCCTACCTACACTCGTTGGACGTTTTACTTTTGATCCGCATGGAGTCCCTCGGTCGCTTCCCTCTTCGTAGTCGTCTTTGAGCAATCGTTTGCGCTGCGTCGGACTCGTTTCCCTCGCCTCCCCCGTAATCTTCTCTCTCGTCATCCCCACGATCTTCGGAGTCGGCACGGTGCGATGCTCGGCAAGCACGCTGCGctccttctccttggccATACCGCTagactcgtcgtcgttttcgCGGCGGCTGCTCAGCCGTATGACTTTGGCGTGGACGTCTCTCGCCTCACCCGGCGGCAGGATGCTTCCAcgcccatcgtcgtcggcaagctgCCGCTCGCGACGAATGGCAGCGTTCCCTTGCGGCTCGAGGTTCGACAGCTGAAGGCGGATCAACGCAGGTGGGACCTGTTCATACTGGCCATGAGCATGTTCCAGTCTGCGGATCAGGACGACCCTCTGTCGTGGTACCAGATTGCCGGTGAGTGCCGTTCGATCTTCTCGGATCCGCGGCCCGTCGGTTGCCTAAGTCGAACGAGCAGGCATTCACGGCGTGCCCTTTGTGCCATGgaacggcgtcgaggcgtcTCCGGGTGCGAATCAATCCGGCTACTGTCCGCACAGCTCTGTCCTGTTCCCCACCTGGCACAGGCCGTACCTGGCGTTGTTCGAGGCATGGATTCATGAGCGAGCCCCTGCCGTCGGTGTGAGTGAGCTCCATGGCTGACGGTTCCGAAGCAACAAATGTTCCGAATGGCcaacgccatcgccggcatgTTCGCAAACGCAACCGACCGGCAGCTGTACCAGCAGGCCGCGTCGGACTTTCGGGTGCCGTACTGGGACTGGTCCAGGAGCGCGCCTGCCGGTCAGACTCATCTTCCCGACTTCTTCTGGAGTCCCATCGTGGCCCAGAATGGCCCAAACGGGATGCAAAACATCAAGAACCCGCTGTTCTCGTACCAGTTCCATCCTCTCGACCCGGAGGCGCTGATTTGGAACCCGGTAGGTGTCATGCGGGGGGCGCCTCCGAGTGTCGCTGACGCCAGGCAGCTGAAGCAGTGGAACGAGACCAAAAGAGGACCCGAGATGAGCATCAGCCTCGAGGCACCGCCGTCAAACAACTCCAAGGCCAACGCCGCACTGCTCTCCAAGCTGCCCGAGATTCAGCAGCGTCTCTACATTCTCTTCTCCAACTACCATGACTTCAACGCCTTCAGCAACAAGGCTTGGGCGGTGTCGCGCGGCCTCTCCATGCTGGATTCCATCGAGTCCATCCATGACATCATTCACATCTACGGCGGCTCAAAGGGCCACATGACGTACGTTCCGCTGTCCTCGTTCGACCCTCTCTTCTTCATGCACCACATCATGACGGACAGGATCATCGCCATGTGGCAGATACTCAACCCCTCGACCTGGATCAGCCccatggcggcgggcgaAACGACCTTCACCTCGTTGAAAGGCACGCTCCAGTCCTCGAGCACACCTCTCACACCCTTCTACTCCTCCCCCGACGGCACGTTTTGGGACTCGGACATGTCAAGGACCACGGAGGCGTTTGGCTACACCTACGCCGATACGGACCCGTCCCTGGGCTCCGATGACGCGATCCGCCAGTCGCTCATTCAAAAGATCAATCAATGGTACGGAGCGTCGAGCCCGGCGGCTCAGCTGGCCCGGGCCCGCCGTCCAGCGGTCCAGAGCCACCCCCTGAGGCATACctttgacggcgacgcgcgGGACACGGTGCTCGCACCCGATGCCAAGCCAAGCGCGGCCGGCCCTTTTCCCTCGCGCGTTCTCGCACACGGTCACTACACGGAGTGGATTGCCAACGTGCATGTCAACGTCGGAGCCCTCGATGGATCCTACGCCATCCTCTTTTTCTTTGGCCTGCcgccagccgacgaggctgaaTGGGAGCTGTCCCGGAACCTGGCCGGATCCGTTGGCATCTTCACCATGAGCCACATGACGAGCTCCCAATCCAAGGTTTCGGGAGCCGTGCCTCTGACCTCGGCCCTCCTCCGGCTCGTGCGTGCCGGAGCGGTCGCAAGCTTGTCCCCTTCTGCGGTGATTCCGTTCCTCGAGAGATGCCTGCACTTCCGCGTC encodes:
- a CDS encoding l-allo-threonine aldolase encodes the protein MSILTPRCRPMAKWATLSSRPTLCPFPSVSLFPPALSPLPGMPTAMAATVSRDAGAHGSWLGAKGPGSFDLRSDVVTTPTPSMLAAIQSCSLLDDVFREDPTTADLESHVAALAGKEAGLFVLSGTMGNQLALRSLLLQPPHGVLCDHRSHIVQYEAGGVSSLTGATVKPVVSSNGIHLTLEDVAASVALGDDVHSCPTKVISLENTLNGMVMPLSEVRRIAAFAREHDIKMHCDGARLWEAVVAGAGTLPDFCSHFDTVSLCLSKGLGAPVGSLLVGPRATLKHARWVRKSIGGGLRQSGVVAAAARVAVDETFGKSPDGRDGLLGDSHGMAKRVEALWTSLGGELVHPAHTNMCWLDLDAASCSEDRFVELNEAAGLKVMGGRLVTHYQVAQNGDEVLRRLERVFKQVFAGTKGAEPSRPGARSIYRAQ
- a CDS encoding tyrosinase precursor, giving the protein MFANATDRQLYQQAASDFRVPYWDWSRSAPAGQTHLPDFFWSPIVAQNGPNGMQNIKNPLFSYQFHPLDPEALIWNPVGVMRGAPPSVADARQLKQWNETKRGPEMSISLEAPPSNNSKANAALLSKLPEIQQRLYILFSNYHDFNAFSNKAWAVSRGLSMLDSIESIHDIIHIYGGSKGHMTYVPLSSFDPLFFMHHIMTDRIIAMWQILNPSTWISPMAAGETTFTSLKGTLQSSSTPLTPFYSSPDGTFWDSDMSRTTEAFGYTYADTDPSLGSDDAIRQSLIQKINQWYGASSPAAQLARARRPAVQSHPLRHTFDGDARDTVLAPDAKPSAAGPFPSRVLAHGHYTEWIANVHVNVGALDGSYAILFFFGLPPADEAEWELSRNLAGSVGIFTMSHMTSSQSKVSGAVPLTSALLRLVRAGAVASLSPSAVIPFLERCLHFRVLGNSDSEVDPKLVAGLYVGISSAYVQLPEGNAFPLWGRSVTRLELWS